The proteins below come from a single Rhodococcus sp. WMMA185 genomic window:
- a CDS encoding alpha/beta fold hydrolase — protein sequence MIAPRIDSAVRLSDQRRLAYAEYGDATGVPVFVFHGLPGSRLSWGMLPDNSLPGAARIIAPDRPGYGGSDPKPGRTLLDWADDVAALADSLEVPRFAIVGISGGGPGALACAWKMPQRLTTVGIVASPAPTDAAGVFDGISSTNRFFMKLAWYLPWLSSANTRFLAAVIRRNPRRYLDTMKYKIHDVDQAILDRPEIHRMLVKDFAEAVRGGAAGMVDDMAANHGRPWGFPLEQIRSEVLLWSCELDRSVPPAMGKYLSQAIPSCQANFVAGAGHLWILLHLREVLDEVTGQHPPL from the coding sequence GTGATCGCACCGCGAATCGATTCTGCGGTTCGCCTGTCGGATCAGCGGCGATTGGCTTATGCCGAATATGGAGACGCTACAGGTGTTCCCGTCTTCGTCTTCCACGGACTTCCGGGCTCGCGTCTTAGCTGGGGCATGCTGCCCGACAACTCGCTTCCTGGTGCTGCGCGAATCATCGCGCCAGATCGTCCGGGCTACGGCGGCTCGGATCCCAAACCCGGGCGCACGCTGCTCGACTGGGCGGATGACGTTGCGGCGCTCGCGGATTCACTGGAGGTCCCCAGGTTTGCGATCGTCGGTATCTCCGGTGGCGGTCCCGGTGCGCTGGCGTGCGCCTGGAAGATGCCGCAGCGCCTGACGACGGTGGGTATCGTCGCATCTCCCGCACCGACCGACGCTGCTGGAGTCTTCGACGGAATCAGCAGCACCAACCGGTTCTTCATGAAACTGGCCTGGTATCTGCCGTGGCTGTCCAGCGCGAACACGCGATTCCTGGCGGCGGTCATCCGACGCAATCCGCGGCGATACCTCGACACCATGAAATACAAGATTCACGATGTCGACCAAGCCATCCTCGATCGACCCGAGATTCACAGGATGCTGGTCAAAGACTTCGCCGAAGCGGTGCGGGGTGGCGCGGCGGGGATGGTCGATGACATGGCCGCGAATCACGGTCGTCCGTGGGGCTTTCCGTTAGAGCAGATCCGCAGCGAGGTCCTGCTGTGGTCGTGCGAGCTGGATCGAAGCGTTCCACCTGCAATGGGAAAATACTTGAGCCAGGCGATCCCGTCCTGTCAAGCAAACTTCGTGGCCGGGGCAGGGCACCTGTGGATCCTCCTTCACCTGCGGGAGGTGCTGGACGAGGTCACCGGGCAGCACCCGCCGCTGTGA
- a CDS encoding amidohydrolase family protein has protein sequence MPRIDTHHHFVAPFYRSSLHEAGVEDAIGAALPEWSVDSALETMAALDIATAILSVSTPAATFLTDPAAAAALARELNDFAADLAVSRPDRFGFFATIPTPHLEESVREVIRSLDELSADGVVLLANAMGTYLGAEGHDALFAALDERSAVVFVHPTDLPGPRVPGIAPYVADVLLDTTRAAYLLVCNGIRSRYPHIRFILSHAGGFVPYAAHRLVGSMVGEAGRDPQQCFDELSGFYFDTAVSSTASALPSLLAFAKPGHVTFGSDWPFASLPAAQYFAQGLESYPGLDQDGRDAIDRTNALALFPRLRSTPARRPASDAALG, from the coding sequence ATGCCGAGGATTGATACCCATCATCATTTCGTCGCGCCGTTCTATCGCAGCTCCTTGCACGAGGCCGGAGTTGAGGACGCCATCGGCGCTGCGCTGCCCGAGTGGAGCGTGGACTCGGCGCTGGAAACCATGGCCGCACTCGACATCGCCACCGCCATCTTGTCGGTCTCCACACCAGCAGCAACGTTCCTCACGGACCCCGCTGCCGCGGCGGCGCTCGCGCGGGAGCTCAACGATTTCGCCGCAGATCTAGCGGTCAGTCGGCCCGACCGGTTCGGTTTCTTTGCCACCATCCCTACCCCGCATCTCGAGGAATCGGTCCGCGAAGTGATCCGGTCACTCGACGAGTTGTCTGCCGACGGCGTTGTTCTGCTCGCCAACGCGATGGGGACCTATCTCGGCGCCGAAGGACATGACGCTCTGTTCGCCGCTCTGGACGAGAGGTCTGCCGTCGTGTTCGTGCACCCCACCGACCTTCCCGGCCCCAGGGTGCCCGGCATCGCGCCGTACGTCGCCGATGTCCTTCTCGACACCACCCGCGCCGCATACCTTCTGGTGTGCAACGGAATCCGAAGCCGCTATCCGCACATTCGGTTCATCCTCAGTCACGCCGGGGGCTTTGTGCCCTACGCCGCGCATCGCCTGGTCGGCTCGATGGTCGGCGAAGCCGGCCGTGACCCACAGCAATGCTTTGACGAGCTCTCGGGTTTCTACTTCGACACCGCAGTGTCCTCAACCGCATCCGCTCTGCCCAGCCTGCTTGCGTTCGCCAAACCCGGCCACGTCACCTTCGGCTCGGATTGGCCATTCGCGTCACTGCCGGCCGCCCAGTACTTCGCGCAGGGCCTGGAGTCCTACCCGGGCCTGGATCAGGACGGGAGGGACGCGATCGACCGCACCAACGCGCTGGCGCTGTTTCCCCGACTTCGATCAACACCGGCACGCCGCCCCGCGTCTGACGCAGCCCTGGGATGA
- a CDS encoding type I restriction-modification system subunit M: MITGEIKSKVDAVWDAFWTGGISNPLEVMEQITYLLFIRRLDDEQTKALNQQNLLGVTVENKPFPDGNDEEGRPYDELRWSRIKNMSAEEAFDVVGQRVFPFIKSMRGDDSTYAHFMKDARLTIPNAGMLQRVIDRLDQVPMGDLDTKGDIYEYLLAKIASAGQNGQFRTPRHIIQLMVEMTAPKPGDTIVDPASGTCGFLVAATEYMRANHADAIGSGDGKRHYHHEMFHGFDFDNTMLRIGSMNLLLHGVEQPDVRYRDSLAEANTGDAGAYSLILANPPFAGSLDYENTAKDLQQIIKTKKTELLFLALFLRLLKPGGRAAVIVPDGVLFGSSKAHKTLRKILVEDQKLDAVVKLPSGVFKPYAGVSTAILFFTKTDSGGTDNVWFYDVQADGYSLDDKRNALLDEDKLGVTAVLDEAEHQKNNLPDVLRRWAVRDSSERERARTEQSFCVPKEDIAAQGYDLSLNRYKEIVHEEIEHRTPEAILDELERIEKEIGDGMAQLREMLAGGAA; this comes from the coding sequence GTGATCACTGGTGAGATCAAGAGCAAAGTCGACGCGGTGTGGGATGCGTTCTGGACCGGCGGCATCTCCAATCCGCTCGAGGTGATGGAGCAGATCACTTACCTGCTGTTCATCCGCCGCCTCGACGACGAGCAGACCAAGGCGCTGAACCAGCAGAACCTGCTGGGCGTGACGGTCGAGAACAAGCCCTTCCCGGACGGCAACGACGAGGAGGGCCGTCCCTACGACGAGCTGCGTTGGTCGCGGATCAAGAACATGTCCGCCGAAGAGGCCTTCGACGTGGTGGGCCAGCGGGTGTTCCCGTTCATCAAGTCGATGCGCGGTGACGACTCCACCTACGCGCACTTCATGAAGGACGCGCGCCTGACCATCCCCAACGCGGGCATGCTGCAGCGCGTGATCGACCGCCTCGACCAGGTGCCGATGGGTGATCTCGACACCAAGGGCGACATCTACGAGTACCTGCTCGCGAAGATCGCCAGCGCCGGCCAGAACGGCCAATTCCGCACCCCGCGGCACATCATCCAGTTGATGGTGGAGATGACCGCGCCCAAGCCCGGCGACACGATCGTCGACCCGGCGTCGGGCACGTGCGGCTTCCTGGTGGCGGCCACCGAGTACATGCGCGCCAACCACGCCGACGCGATCGGCTCGGGGGACGGCAAGCGCCACTATCACCACGAGATGTTCCACGGCTTCGACTTCGACAACACGATGCTGCGGATCGGCTCGATGAACCTGTTGCTGCACGGCGTGGAACAGCCCGACGTGCGGTACCGGGACTCGTTGGCGGAGGCCAACACCGGCGATGCGGGCGCATACTCGCTGATCCTGGCGAATCCACCGTTCGCGGGATCGCTGGACTACGAGAACACCGCGAAGGACCTCCAGCAGATCATCAAGACCAAGAAGACCGAGCTGCTGTTCCTGGCGCTGTTTCTGCGGCTGCTCAAGCCCGGTGGACGGGCGGCGGTGATCGTGCCGGACGGCGTGCTGTTCGGAAGCTCGAAGGCGCACAAGACTCTTCGCAAGATCCTGGTCGAGGATCAGAAGCTCGACGCGGTGGTGAAGCTGCCGTCGGGGGTGTTCAAGCCTTACGCAGGCGTCTCGACGGCGATCCTGTTCTTCACCAAGACCGACTCCGGCGGCACCGACAACGTCTGGTTCTACGACGTGCAGGCCGACGGGTATTCGCTCGACGACAAGCGCAACGCCCTGCTCGACGAGGACAAGCTCGGTGTGACGGCGGTGCTCGACGAGGCCGAGCACCAGAAGAACAACCTGCCGGACGTGTTGCGGCGCTGGGCCGTACGGGATAGCTCGGAGCGGGAGCGGGCGCGTACGGAGCAGAGTTTCTGCGTGCCGAAGGAGGACATCGCAGCGCAGGGTTATGACCTGTCGCTGAACCGGTACAAGGAGATCGTCCACGAGGAAATCGAGCACCGGACGCCTGAGGCGATTCTGGACGAGCTCGAGCGGATCGAGAAGGAGATCGGCGACGGCATGGCGCAACTGCGGGAGATGCTGGCGGGGGGTGCGGCGTGA
- a CDS encoding restriction endonuclease subunit S produces the protein MSKWPTTALGEVAAFIRGVTFKPADVVPPDTVGSVSCMRTKNVQEHLDLSDVWAIDTVHVKRVEQYLKKGDLLVSSANSWNLVGKCSWVPELERRSTFGGFVTVLRPNEDKVDPRFLYRFFSSDRTQATARSFSRQTTNISNLDLKRCAAMPILLPPLAEQRRIAAILDHADALRAKRREALARLDELTQSIFVEMFGEPSTNPRGWPVQTMDELCMGNFRNGLSPSSRGTVHANVLTLSAVTGTEFDSTAVKVATFKTTPPPEQSVDERDLLICRGNGNLNLVGKGYFAPRSLPDTTFPDTIIAARVDATSCSRAYIQALWNTRAVRMQLESAARTTNGTYKINQGSLGSIKLPIPPSEHQTQFAGRIAGIEGLRKGHRQALSALDALFASLQSRAFRGEL, from the coding sequence GTGAGCAAGTGGCCTACGACAGCCCTGGGTGAGGTAGCAGCCTTCATCCGTGGCGTGACGTTCAAACCCGCAGACGTGGTGCCACCTGACACCGTCGGCTCCGTTTCGTGCATGCGAACGAAGAACGTGCAGGAGCACCTTGACCTTTCAGACGTCTGGGCCATCGATACAGTTCACGTAAAGCGAGTCGAGCAGTACCTCAAGAAGGGTGATCTGCTAGTTTCGTCGGCGAACAGCTGGAACCTCGTGGGAAAGTGCTCATGGGTTCCTGAGTTGGAGAGACGGTCCACGTTTGGAGGCTTCGTCACGGTCTTGCGGCCAAACGAGGACAAAGTTGATCCTAGGTTTCTCTATCGGTTCTTCTCATCCGACCGCACGCAGGCCACTGCGCGCAGCTTCTCGCGTCAGACAACGAACATCTCAAATCTGGACCTGAAGCGCTGTGCGGCGATGCCTATTCTGCTTCCACCACTCGCCGAACAGCGCCGGATCGCCGCGATCCTCGACCACGCCGACGCCCTCCGCGCCAAGCGCCGCGAAGCCCTCGCCCGCCTCGACGAGCTTACCCAGTCGATCTTCGTCGAAATGTTCGGCGAACCATCCACAAACCCACGCGGCTGGCCCGTCCAAACAATGGACGAGCTGTGCATGGGAAACTTCCGGAATGGGCTTTCCCCCTCAAGCCGTGGAACTGTGCATGCCAACGTGCTGACGCTCTCTGCGGTCACGGGTACTGAGTTCGACAGCACAGCGGTTAAGGTGGCGACGTTCAAGACAACGCCCCCACCTGAACAATCAGTCGACGAACGAGACCTGCTGATCTGTCGAGGCAACGGCAACCTCAACCTCGTTGGAAAGGGCTATTTCGCCCCGAGAAGTTTGCCTGACACGACATTTCCAGACACCATAATTGCGGCGCGCGTCGACGCGACCTCGTGTAGTAGGGCCTACATACAGGCACTGTGGAACACTCGAGCCGTCAGGATGCAACTTGAATCTGCTGCACGAACTACCAACGGTACGTACAAGATCAATCAGGGATCACTGGGGTCGATCAAACTCCCAATTCCTCCCTCAGAGCATCAAACGCAGTTCGCGGGTCGGATTGCTGGTATCGAAGGCTTGAGGAAGGGGCATCGCCAAGCGCTCAGTGCACTCGACGCCCTCTTCGCGTCGCTCCAGTCCCGCGCCTTCCGAGGAGAGTTGTGA
- a CDS encoding restriction endonuclease gives MTAAEPVSAMPVWSGFLTPALKVLSDGRTWRKRDLHAAVADHVGLSADQRAEVLPSGQSRSDNRIGWALSGLYRAKLVEKPARATFVIADAGRELLAAHPTGITEKTLKAVPAYRDYVPPARASADTSATSTEPEEEADPLEQIETGVKRLHSEVAADLLERLREQHPDFLEQSVLDVLVAMGYGGTEGKAARIAGSGDGGVDGVIDQDPLGLDRIYVQAKRYAQDNAVGRPEIQAFVGALHGVGAARGVFITTSRFTAEARAYSDTIGTRVILIDGERLAALMIKYGVAVQVRQTFTLVEVDEDYFE, from the coding sequence GTGACCGCAGCGGAACCCGTCTCTGCGATGCCGGTGTGGTCGGGCTTCCTGACCCCTGCGCTCAAGGTACTCAGCGATGGGAGGACATGGCGCAAGCGAGATCTCCATGCAGCCGTCGCTGATCACGTCGGACTCTCCGCGGACCAACGGGCGGAGGTGTTGCCTTCCGGGCAGAGTCGTTCTGACAACAGGATCGGTTGGGCGCTCAGTGGCCTGTACCGCGCCAAGCTGGTTGAGAAGCCGGCGCGGGCGACATTCGTCATAGCCGACGCGGGCCGCGAATTGCTCGCAGCTCACCCCACCGGGATAACCGAGAAAACACTCAAAGCCGTTCCCGCGTACCGGGACTATGTTCCACCAGCGCGGGCATCAGCCGACACGTCGGCAACTAGCACTGAGCCCGAAGAGGAAGCGGATCCGCTCGAGCAGATCGAGACCGGCGTCAAACGTCTCCACTCCGAGGTCGCCGCAGACCTGCTCGAGCGCCTGCGCGAACAGCACCCCGATTTCCTCGAGCAGTCCGTCCTGGACGTACTCGTCGCCATGGGGTACGGCGGCACCGAGGGGAAGGCTGCCCGGATCGCCGGGTCGGGAGACGGTGGCGTCGATGGCGTGATCGACCAGGACCCTCTGGGGCTTGACCGGATCTATGTACAGGCAAAGCGCTATGCGCAAGACAATGCTGTGGGTAGGCCAGAGATCCAAGCATTCGTCGGAGCGCTGCACGGAGTCGGTGCCGCTCGGGGCGTCTTCATCACCACCAGTCGGTTTACTGCTGAAGCGCGGGCCTATTCCGACACCATCGGGACCAGGGTAATCCTCATCGACGGAGAACGACTGGCAGCGCTGATGATCAAATACGGCGTCGCAGTACAGGTCCGTCAAACGTTCACCCTCGTCGAAGTCGATGAAGACTATTTCGAATAA